The Desulfococcus multivorans DNA window CTCGAAAAAGTCACATATCCCGGCAGGGACGACATCCCGTTCAAATACAGTATCGACGTACTCTGGATACCGGTATCGCTGTATAGCGTCCGACAGGATCCAGAATATAATATAGTACCTCAACCGTCGACTTTCGTGATATCGATGTAAAGGGCCTGAAGACAGGAGGGGGATGGGAACGCCGCTTTTCATGTGCATACCGACGGGCCGGTCGCCTCTATTCTGAACCTCTGATTGAAACCCGTTTGAGCGGAGAAAGGGAGATGTAATGAGCATAGAACCCGTTGCGTTGGAAAAACTCTACCATCGCTGTGATCCCGAACAATTTGCTTTCAAAACGACGGACGAACTGGAGAACCTCAGCGAGTTCATTGGCCAGTCACGAGCCGTTGACGCTATCCATTTCGGCGTCGATATTCGACATGACGGCTACAACGTTTTCGCCCTGGGCGATCCGGCAACCGGAAAATTATCCCTTATCCGCGAATTGCTGCGGCTTCGGGCTTCTAAAGAGGATGTGCCTCCGGACATCTGTTATGTCTACAATTTTGATGAAGCCCACAAGCCCAGACACCTGGTCATTCCGCCGGGAAAAGGCAAGAGCCTTGCCCGGGACATGGAGCAGCTGGTGGAGGAGGTTCGAAACGCCCTTCGCGCCGCCTTTGAAAGCGAAGAGTATCAGAACCGTCAGCAGAGCATCAGTCAGGAGCTTCAGGAACAACAGGAGAAGGCTTTCGGTGAGCTGCAGAAAAAAGGTGAAGCTTACAATCTCGCCCCGCTGAGAACCCCTGCGGGTCTTGTCTTCGCTCCGGTTCGCGACGGAGAAGTGATGCCGCCGGACGAGTTCAAGAAGTTACCCGATGCCGAGCGGAAAAAGATCGAGGAAAAGGCCGAGGAACTTCAGCAGGAGGCCATGAAGATCTTTCAGAAGATCCCTCAGTGGGAGCGGAAGATGCGGGAAAAACGGCGCAACCTCAACCGGGAGATCACGGGGTTCACCGTCGGGCCGGTCATCGACGAACTTCGTCGGAAATACGAGGATATCGCGGATGTTCTGAGTTATCTGGATGCTGTTGAAAAGGACATCATTCGAAACGTGCGGAACTTTTTTCAGCCCGATGCGGGACAGCAGAAGGAGGAGGCATCGATGCCGGTGCCGTCGTCCGGCACGGTCGGCCCGGACGGACGGGGAGAAAACCCGGCGCTGAGGCGTTACAAATTGAACATTCTGGTGGAAAACAGCGGATCGGAGGGTGCCCCCGTCGTTTTCGAGCAGAACCCGTCCTATCAGAATCTCGTGGGACGCGTGGAGCACATGGCCCACATGGGTGCGCTGGTGACCGATTTCAATATGATCCGACCCGGGGCGCTGCACAAAGCCAGCGGCGGCTATCTGATTCTCGACGGCTTGAAGCTGCTTCAGCAGCCCTTTGCATGGGAAGGGCTCAAACAAGCCTTGAAAACCCGTCAAATCCGAATCGAATCCCTCGGTCAGATGTACGGATTTATTTCCACCGTATCCCTCGAGCCCCAACCCCTGCCGCTGAATGTCAAGGTGGTCCTTCTGGGCAGCCCCATGCTCTATTACCTGATACGCCATTATGATCCGGAATTCGGAGAACTCTTCAAGGTGGCCGCCGATTTCGATTATCGTATGGATCGGACGCCTGAAAACGAGCAAGCCTACACACGCCTGATCGCCACCATGGCCCGAAAGCACAGGCTGCGCCCCTTCGATCGGACCGGCGTGGCCCGGATCATCGAGCAGGGATCTCGAATGGTGGAGGACGGTCGGAAGCTTTCCGTTCTGATGCGCGTGATCTGCGATCTGTTGAAAGAGGCGGATTATTGGGCCGGCAAGAACGGCAGCGGGACGGTCGGCGCCGCCGAAGTCCAGAAGGCCGTCGATACGGCCATCCATCGTTCGGACCGCCTCCGGGAGATGGTGCATGAGCAGATCCTGCGGGATATCGTTCTCATCGACAGCACGGGAGACAAGGTGGGGCAAGTCAACGGACTGTCGGTGATCCAACTGGGGGATTTCGCTTTTGGACGGCCCAGCCGGATCACCGCCCGGATACACCTGGGCAAGGGCGACGTCGTGGATATCGAAAGGGAAGTGGCTATGGGCGGTCCCATCCATTCCAAGGGGGTCCTGATTCTGGCGGGTTTTCTCAACGGTCGCTTCGCCGTGGATCACCCCCTTTCCCTTTCCGCAAGCCTCGTTTTTGAACAGTCCTACAGTGGTGTGGAAGGGGACAGCGCGTCGTCGGCGGAGTTGTATGCGCTCCTGTCGGCCATCGCCGACGTGCCCATCAAGCAATCCCTGGCGGTGACGGGCTCCGTGAATCAGCACGGGGTCATTCAACCCATCGGGGGCGTCAACGAGAAGATCGAAGGCTTTTTCGACGTCTGCCGATCGAGGGGGCTCACGGGAGACCAGGGTGTTCTGATCCCGTCATCCAACGTGGATCACCTCATGCTGCGGCGGGATGTGATCGATGCTGCGGCGGATGGGAAATTCCGGATCTATGCCGTGGAAACCATAGACCAGGGCATCGAAATCCTGACGGGCATTTCTGCCGGCACCGCCGACGCCGAGGGCAACTATCCTGCCGAAAGTGTAAACGGCAAGGTCCATGCGCGGTTGAAGGAGATGGCTGAAAAACGAATCGCTTTTGGACGAAAAATGCAAGGGGAGAAGAAGGAGGATGCGTAATGAAAGAGGTTTCCATTCGACGGATTCTGGTGGCGTTGGATGCCTCTTCGTCCTGCGTCGAAGGGCTTAAAATCGCCGCAGAAATGGCCGCGCGTCTGGGTGCGGAACTGGCAGGAGTGTTTATTGAGGACATCGATCTGATCCGGGCCGTGGAGTTTCCGTTTACCCGCGAGTGCGGATATTTCGGGGCCGAGGTTCGCCGTGTTGAACCTTATCAGTTGGAAGAACAGCTTCGGGCCCAGGCGGGTCGGATGCGGAAAATTCTCGAGGCCATCGCCACCCAACGGCAGTTGAACTGGAACTTTACCATTATCCGCGGGTCCGTGGCCCGGGAATTGCTGTCACTGGGTACCGATGCGGACCTCATTATCATGGGGCGATCAGGACGCTCTCTGCTGGGATCCAAGCGGTTGGGCTCCACCGTGAAAGAAGTGATCACCCGGAGGAGCGGCTTGACCCTCATTCTTCACCAGAAGACGGCCAAGCCCGATCATCCGATGGTGATTTACGACGGCACGCCGTCCGCCCTAAAAGCCCTGGATGCCGTCACCGTTTTTTTGACGGACGACGAGATGGAAGTATGTGTCTTTCTCCTGGCCGACACCAAGGAACAGGCCCAAAAATACCGAAAGGCGGTTGACGATGCCATGGGGCCTGCGGGGCGTCGGGTAAAGTTTCGACTCCTGATCAGCTCAGATCCGGCGGTGATTGCCCATTTCGCCAATCTTGAAAGCAGCGGCCCGCTGCTGCTTCCGGGAGAACGCTGGCGCACGAAAGCGGAAGAATTGATCGAACTGGTGAAGGCTCTCGATGGGCCGGTTCTGGTGGTAAAATGATTCGGAGACGGGGACATCGGGCGGAGTAGGGACGTTTGGGGCATTCATACATAGCCTGAGCCGCATCGTATACATCCATTCCCCCATGGAAAGCCTCTCCAGATCTGCGCTAATATGAAATCGTATCTGAGAGAAGGGATTCCGACGATCGGTGCGCTGAATGCCTTGAGGCGTAGATAGACCGGTCGTCGACCTCATGATTCGGATGAAGCCTTTGGCGCAGACTGAAAATGGAGGAAATGATGAAAGCGATCGCGGTCTACCTTGATGACACGCCCGTTCGCTTCACCGATGACGGACGGGTTTTTGTAATCGATGCCATCGCCGTCGTCGCCGAGGGGTTGATCGACAATGCCGAAGCGACGGCTGCGGGCCCTTTGTGGGATGATCTGGTCCGCCGCAATCCGGAACTGATGACATATTGTCGCGAGATTGACGACATGGGAGAGGGGTCGATTCCGGTGGCCGACAGCGGCGGATGGGACAAAATCCACGAAAAGCTTTTCGAGCTTCTGCTGGAGCAGCTGGAATGAGGGCCGCATCAATTCCTGGCCACCAGCCCTTTTTCGATGGCGTAGGCGGTCAAGGCCGACGCGTTGTGGATATTGAGCTTTTGCATGATGTTCGATCGATGCTTTTCAACCGTTTTCGGGCTGATGAAGAGAAACCGGGCAATCTCCTTGCTCGTGTAACCCTCCCCCACGAGCTTGAGAACCTCCCGCTCCCGCTGGGTCAGCGTGTCCCACGGCGTTTCGGACTTGAGTGTTTTTCGACTTTCGATGTATCCTTCCAGGACCTTGCCGGCGATACCCGGGCTGATGAAATTTTTGCCTGAGAGCACGACGTGTATGGCCCTGAGGAGTTCCTCCTGGGTGGAATCCTTGAGACAATACCCTTCCGCCCCCGAGCGAAAGACCTCGAGGATATATTCTTCCGAGTCGTGAATGGTGAGTGCCAGTATCTTGGTCTTCGGCGAAAGGCGCTTGATCTCTTTGAGGGCGGCGATGCCGTTCATTTTCGGCATGGACAGATCGAGCAGGACGAGATCATGACTGCACTTGGACACACACCGTACGGCGGAGAGCCCGTCTTCGGCCTCTCCGGCGATTTCCAGGGCGTCGTCGGACTCAATCATGAGCCGAATGCCTTCTCTGAGAAGCGTGTTGTCTTCAGCGATAATGATGCGCTTTTTTTCCATTTCGAGTCCGTCGTGGTCGGTTTGAATGAGAAAAACGATATAGAGGCTTTAGCAAATCCGGCGAGCAAAGTAAAACGCAACTTTCGACTTTCAGAGGCCGTATCTTTCCGGTCATCGTCATGAAAGTCGAAAGTTGAATTTCGGTTTTGAAGATGCCGGATGGGAAGAGACTGTAGTCAGATATTCCAGAAAACCCATAAGGGCGGCTGCGCAATGATGTCCGGTTCGACTTCACGTGAAAGCGGTGTTTCATGCATCCTGGTCGTTGAGGATAACGATCAGCTTCGAAAAACGCTCTGCGAGGTGCTGGCGGAAAACCTGTCGGGGGTCGCCGTCGTGGCGGCGTCGAGTTGCGAAGAGGCTGTAGCGCGTATTTTCAGGTCGGTCCCGGATGTCATTATTACCGACATTCACCTGCCCGGGAAGAGCGGCCTCGTTTTGACGGAGAAAGTCAAGGCGCAATATCCTTGTCTTCCGGTGATCATCCACACGCAATACACCCTGCCCGAATATCGGGAGGCCGCCGAAGCATTGGGCGCCGATCTTTTTCTTGTCAAGGGGAAAATTCAACTGAATCGACTCTGCCGGCTTATCGGCGGATTTTTGGATTGATAATTCAGCCGACGTCGGTTAAGGTACCAGAACGCCAATGTATCACGCCGAAGCGAAATGCCGATGACCTCAAAAAGCCGATCCCATCAGCTCAGAGCACGCGCCGAAGAACTCCTGAATGACCGATTGTCATGGTCCTCCCGGAATTCAGGGACGGATTCCGACGCCGTGCAGCGTGAACTCCTGCTTTGTCAGATTGAGTTGGAACTCCGGAATAGCGAGCTTACAGCGCGTCATCAGACGCTCGAAAGGCTTCAAGATCATTATCACGCCCTGTTTGATTATGCACCCGTCGCCGCAATGACACTCACCGCCGACGGTGAACTCATAGAAGCCAACCACGCTGCGGCCGATCTGCTGCAGGCTGAAAAGGGATCCCTTTCCGGGGGGCGGTTTGAGCGCTTTATCCGACCGGGGGATCGTCGCCGCTTTCGCCTGCATCTGGAACGGGTATTTGGGGGTGGCGGGCGTCGGATCTGCGAACTGGAGATGAGAAAGACCGACGGCACCGTCTTTTTCGGGCAGATTATCAGCCTGCGTTACGACAGCGGGGGTGAATCGCAATGCCAGACCCTCGTCATCGACATCTCCTACCGGAAGCGCTTCGAAGCGGAAATGGAGGATCGCATTGACGGGCGCACACGGGAGTTGAACGCCCTGAACATGCAACTGGAACAGGAGATCGAGTGGCGCAAGCAGACCGAGGAGCGGCTCGATTCGGAACTCAATTTCCGCACCATCATCGAAGAGAGCATACCTGTGGGAATCTGCGTTTTCGATACCAACGGTCGTCTGATCCACGCCAACAGCCATCTGTGTGATATGCTGGGCTTCTCCCGGGATGAGCTCATCAACATCTATCCGCCGTATCCCTTCTGGCCGGAAGACGATATGCTGTCCCGGATGGAAGAACTGAAGAATTTTATCGAAAGGGATGATGTTTCCGAAAATGTCATTCGGGAATACCGGAAAAAAAACGGCGAACGGCTATGGGGATTGACCTCCCGGATAAAAATGAAGGATTATCACGGAAAGCGTTATGGTATCCTGGGATCGGTCTTCGATATTACGCCGCGGAAAAAAATCGAGGAGGAGCTGAGACTTTCAGAGCGAAAGCTCCGGGCGCTTTCCGTTAAGCTGATGGAAGCCGGAGAATCTGAACGGAAGCGAATCTCCAAGGAGCTTCACGACAGTGTTGGATCCGCTCTTACCGCCGTTCAGTTTGCCATGGAGAGAAAAGTCGGCGAGATGGATGGACGTCCCTGCGAAAAGAAAACCTGCCTCGAGGATATCCTTCTGATGATCCACACCATCGCAGACGAAGTCCGCAGAATATCCAAAAATCTTCATCCGTCGGTCCTGGAAGATCTCGGCATCAAGGCGGCCTTACGAGCCTATGGACGTCAGTTTCAAAAGCTTTATAGAAATATCGCCCTCGACCAGATTGTCGACATGGATGAATCTGCGGTACCCGGCTACCTGAAACTCCTGATCTACCGAATCGTTCAGGAGTCCCTGAACAACGCCGTCAAGCACGGCGGTGCCGACCATGTTCGTCTTGAGCTGAGGCAGAATGACAACACCCTTGATCTGGTCGTCCGGGACAACGGTCGGGGGTTTGATCTTCAGGAGATTCAGAAACGGAATCTGGGCATCGGCGGGCTCGGGCTGGAAAGCATGAAAGAGCGAACGGAGCATGCCGGGGGAATGTTCGAGGTGTCGTCCGCCCCCGGTGTCGGCACCCGGATTCGAGCGGCCTGGACTCTGGATCCGCCCGAAGCTTCAGGAGATCCATAACGTCATTACGGGAGAATATCGCGAAAATCATTAGGGAATGGTGTCAATCCAGGATTTCCTTGACCCTGCCGACGTCGCCGCTTTCGAGGCGCACCTTGATGCCGTGGGGGTGTGTCGCCGATCGTGTCAGGATTGCCTTCACGATGCCGCGGGTCAGTTTTCCGGATCGCTGATCCTTTTTCAGGACGATCAGGACCGATCGGCCCGGAGCGATATCGGCGCGGCGGGTGCCGTCCACGGGGTTGGACGCCTGATGTCCGTCAACCATCGGGGATCGTGACGGCATGCGCTATCGACCGTCCGAAAAGCCGGGAACGATGATGCGATTTTCCCGCTTTTCGTTCATTTGCTCTCGCTGCATCTGTTTGACGTGTTCGACCATATCGGCCAGGGCCTGGTTCATGGCATCCGGAAAAACGTCCATGGCCTGTTTGAAGGTGTCGGCTTCAAGGCGGGCCTGAAGCGGGACCGGCCCCTCAGGGGACATCAGCTCCGTATGCCCGATGAAGATTGGGGAGCGGCTGGGATCTTCAGTGCCGTCCGCGTGAATGGGGACCAGCCTCCGGATGGATGCCACCTTGAAATCGGTGATGGCCTCTTCCCGATAAAGGTTCCGGGTGTCCACCGTAAAATCAATACCGTGTGCTTCTGTTGTGCTCATAGTAATATCTCCAGTGCTTCTTCAAATATAGCGGCGTCCGGCGTCCATGGGGATGACCGGGTTTGCCGCAAGTGAGGCGAAAAAACAACGAACCCCTACGCCCGTCCCCGGTTTTTTGACAACGGGGGCGATGTCGGAGCGGTCCGTTTCAGATGCCGTGGATCCTGATGTCGCCGCCGGCCGGATCCTGTAAGGCCTGAAAGGATCATACACACAAATCCGCCGACTGGCCATACCTATTTTTGGCCTCGACTTTCGAATATCACCCAACTTCCTGAAATTTAAGATTCAACATATAGGCTGAAGGCTGAAGACTGAAGGCTGAAGGGGCACAAGGGCGTCGTTTGGCACAGGTTCATCCCATCGGCTTTTGTAGGCTGAAGGCTGAAGGGGGGATAAGCGTCCAGTTCGGCATAGGCTTACCGCTTCAGCCTTCAGCCTTCAGCCTATTCTTCA harbors:
- a CDS encoding universal stress protein; protein product: MKEVSIRRILVALDASSSCVEGLKIAAEMAARLGAELAGVFIEDIDLIRAVEFPFTRECGYFGAEVRRVEPYQLEEQLRAQAGRMRKILEAIATQRQLNWNFTIIRGSVARELLSLGTDADLIIMGRSGRSLLGSKRLGSTVKEVITRRSGLTLILHQKTAKPDHPMVIYDGTPSALKALDAVTVFLTDDEMEVCVFLLADTKEQAQKYRKAVDDAMGPAGRRVKFRLLISSDPAVIAHFANLESSGPLLLPGERWRTKAEELIELVKALDGPVLVVK
- a CDS encoding YwbE family protein; translation: MPSRSPMVDGHQASNPVDGTRRADIAPGRSVLIVLKKDQRSGKLTRGIVKAILTRSATHPHGIKVRLESGDVGRVKEILD
- a CDS encoding response regulator, whose product is MEKKRIIIAEDNTLLREGIRLMIESDDALEIAGEAEDGLSAVRCVSKCSHDLVLLDLSMPKMNGIAALKEIKRLSPKTKILALTIHDSEEYILEVFRSGAEGYCLKDSTQEELLRAIHVVLSGKNFISPGIAGKVLEGYIESRKTLKSETPWDTLTQREREVLKLVGEGYTSKEIARFLFISPKTVEKHRSNIMQKLNIHNASALTAYAIEKGLVARN
- a CDS encoding Lon protease family protein, whose product is MSIEPVALEKLYHRCDPEQFAFKTTDELENLSEFIGQSRAVDAIHFGVDIRHDGYNVFALGDPATGKLSLIRELLRLRASKEDVPPDICYVYNFDEAHKPRHLVIPPGKGKSLARDMEQLVEEVRNALRAAFESEEYQNRQQSISQELQEQQEKAFGELQKKGEAYNLAPLRTPAGLVFAPVRDGEVMPPDEFKKLPDAERKKIEEKAEELQQEAMKIFQKIPQWERKMREKRRNLNREITGFTVGPVIDELRRKYEDIADVLSYLDAVEKDIIRNVRNFFQPDAGQQKEEASMPVPSSGTVGPDGRGENPALRRYKLNILVENSGSEGAPVVFEQNPSYQNLVGRVEHMAHMGALVTDFNMIRPGALHKASGGYLILDGLKLLQQPFAWEGLKQALKTRQIRIESLGQMYGFISTVSLEPQPLPLNVKVVLLGSPMLYYLIRHYDPEFGELFKVAADFDYRMDRTPENEQAYTRLIATMARKHRLRPFDRTGVARIIEQGSRMVEDGRKLSVLMRVICDLLKEADYWAGKNGSGTVGAAEVQKAVDTAIHRSDRLREMVHEQILRDIVLIDSTGDKVGQVNGLSVIQLGDFAFGRPSRITARIHLGKGDVVDIEREVAMGGPIHSKGVLILAGFLNGRFAVDHPLSLSASLVFEQSYSGVEGDSASSAELYALLSAIADVPIKQSLAVTGSVNQHGVIQPIGGVNEKIEGFFDVCRSRGLTGDQGVLIPSSNVDHLMLRRDVIDAAADGKFRIYAVETIDQGIEILTGISAGTADAEGNYPAESVNGKVHARLKEMAEKRIAFGRKMQGEKKEDA
- a CDS encoding response regulator; this translates as MGRDCSQIFQKTHKGGCAMMSGSTSRESGVSCILVVEDNDQLRKTLCEVLAENLSGVAVVAASSCEEAVARIFRSVPDVIITDIHLPGKSGLVLTEKVKAQYPCLPVIIHTQYTLPEYREAAEALGADLFLVKGKIQLNRLCRLIGGFLD
- a CDS encoding PAS domain-containing sensor histidine kinase — its product is MTSKSRSHQLRARAEELLNDRLSWSSRNSGTDSDAVQRELLLCQIELELRNSELTARHQTLERLQDHYHALFDYAPVAAMTLTADGELIEANHAAADLLQAEKGSLSGGRFERFIRPGDRRRFRLHLERVFGGGGRRICELEMRKTDGTVFFGQIISLRYDSGGESQCQTLVIDISYRKRFEAEMEDRIDGRTRELNALNMQLEQEIEWRKQTEERLDSELNFRTIIEESIPVGICVFDTNGRLIHANSHLCDMLGFSRDELINIYPPYPFWPEDDMLSRMEELKNFIERDDVSENVIREYRKKNGERLWGLTSRIKMKDYHGKRYGILGSVFDITPRKKIEEELRLSERKLRALSVKLMEAGESERKRISKELHDSVGSALTAVQFAMERKVGEMDGRPCEKKTCLEDILLMIHTIADEVRRISKNLHPSVLEDLGIKAALRAYGRQFQKLYRNIALDQIVDMDESAVPGYLKLLIYRIVQESLNNAVKHGGADHVRLELRQNDNTLDLVVRDNGRGFDLQEIQKRNLGIGGLGLESMKERTEHAGGMFEVSSAPGVGTRIRAAWTLDPPEASGDP